A genomic segment from Amycolatopsis camponoti encodes:
- a CDS encoding FUSC family protein, with amino-acid sequence MTGRRDRARALRLKAGDDVKRGLAAAFAPGEAERHDRTPLGWFARALRVPGRERRIVVQAAKATLAATGAWLLATLVLKLPQPFLAPYAAIFLVEATVYRSMRGWVQQVGSVATGVLLAAVAGQLIPSQAVALAVVVFVGLLAGNWRRFGDSGVWVGVTGMLLVSYGTARDPALMGDRLLETAIGAAIGVAVNTLIFPPLYGERLATAADRLATALADLLESLSDLVRRDEPGNLDDLLSQAQDARSQVLAAEEAAGLTREGRLLNLRRGRPKAGARHERPLRTLIALWPSVAQLITAVHTTAVRREQHPFEYPWPDARESLADLVHLLAGAVQAVAVAGAPVDLEECRALLEKLEERLVTAEEDGVPARLGLGTMTLPARLLVEKLEDR; translated from the coding sequence ATGACCGGACGGCGTGACCGCGCCCGCGCCTTGCGGCTGAAGGCGGGCGACGACGTCAAGCGCGGCCTGGCCGCCGCCTTCGCGCCGGGTGAGGCCGAACGGCACGACCGGACGCCGCTGGGCTGGTTCGCCCGCGCGCTGCGGGTGCCGGGCCGCGAACGCCGGATCGTCGTCCAGGCGGCCAAGGCCACGCTGGCGGCGACCGGGGCGTGGCTGCTGGCGACGCTGGTGCTGAAGCTGCCGCAGCCGTTCCTCGCCCCGTACGCGGCGATCTTCCTCGTGGAGGCGACCGTGTACCGGTCGATGCGCGGGTGGGTCCAGCAGGTCGGCTCGGTGGCCACCGGCGTGCTGCTCGCCGCGGTGGCCGGTCAGCTGATTCCGTCGCAGGCCGTCGCGCTTGCCGTCGTCGTGTTCGTGGGCCTGCTCGCGGGCAACTGGCGGCGCTTCGGGGATTCGGGGGTCTGGGTCGGCGTCACCGGCATGCTGCTGGTTTCCTATGGCACGGCGCGGGACCCGGCGCTGATGGGTGACCGCCTCCTGGAGACGGCGATCGGCGCGGCCATCGGCGTCGCGGTGAACACCTTGATCTTCCCGCCGCTCTACGGCGAACGCCTGGCCACGGCGGCCGACCGGCTCGCCACGGCCCTGGCGGACCTCCTCGAGTCGCTTTCCGACCTGGTCCGCCGCGACGAGCCGGGGAACCTCGACGACCTGCTGTCCCAGGCCCAGGACGCGCGAAGCCAGGTGCTGGCGGCCGAAGAGGCGGCCGGCCTGACGCGGGAAGGGCGGCTGCTCAACCTCCGCCGCGGCCGCCCGAAGGCCGGCGCGCGCCACGAGCGTCCACTTCGGACGCTGATCGCGTTGTGGCCTTCGGTGGCCCAGCTGATCACCGCGGTGCACACCACCGCGGTCCGGCGCGAGCAGCACCCGTTCGAGTACCCCTGGCCGGACGCGCGGGAGTCGCTGGCGGACCTGGTGCACCTGCTGGCCGGCGCCGTCCAGGCGGTGGCCGTGGCCGGGGCGCCGGTCGATCTGGAGGAGTGCCGCGCCCTGCTGGAGAAGCTGGAGGAGCGGCTGGTGACGGCGGAGGAGGACGGGGTGCCGGCCCGCCTGGGCCTGGGCACGATGACGCTCCCCGCGCGGCTGCTGGTGGAAAAGCTGGAAGACCGCTGA
- a CDS encoding flavodoxin family protein codes for MTLRVLALTCTLKPSPSKSSSDLIARQLLDLFAEHGATGEVVRVVDHDVRPGVEADMGSGDEWPDIRRKIAAADILLVATPTWVGHMSSVAQRVLERLDAALAETDDEGRPAMFGKVAVAAVVGNEDGAHKIIADLFQALNDVGFTVPAQGGTYWNGEAMQGGDYQDLDETPKAVASANATLVRNAVHLATLLGERQYPAS; via the coding sequence ATGACCCTGCGCGTCCTCGCGCTGACCTGCACGCTCAAGCCGTCGCCGTCGAAGTCGAGCAGCGACCTCATCGCGCGTCAGCTGCTCGACCTCTTCGCCGAGCACGGCGCCACGGGCGAGGTCGTCCGGGTCGTCGACCACGACGTGCGCCCCGGCGTGGAAGCCGACATGGGATCCGGCGACGAGTGGCCGGATATCCGGCGGAAGATCGCCGCCGCGGACATCCTGCTCGTCGCCACCCCGACCTGGGTCGGCCACATGTCGAGCGTCGCGCAGCGCGTCCTCGAGCGGTTGGACGCCGCTTTGGCCGAAACGGACGACGAAGGCCGGCCGGCGATGTTCGGCAAGGTCGCGGTCGCGGCGGTCGTCGGCAACGAGGACGGCGCCCACAAGATCATCGCCGACCTGTTCCAGGCCCTGAACGACGTCGGCTTCACGGTGCCCGCACAGGGCGGCACGTACTGGAACGGCGAAGCCATGCAGGGTGGCGACTACCAGGACCTCGACGAGACGCCGAAGGCCGTGGCCTCGGCGAACGCGACCCTGGTCCGCAACGCCGTGCACCTGGCGACCCTGCTCGGGGAGCGGCAGTACCCGGCGTCGTGA
- the htpG gene encoding molecular chaperone HtpG, which translates to MTTPIETLEFQSEARQLLQLMIHSIYSNKDTFLRELVSNASDALDKLRLESYRDKDLGADTSDLHIALETDAAERTLTVRDNGIGMTRDEVVALIGTIAKSGTADFLTKLKEAKDSAASQDLIGQFGVGFYASFMVADKVTLVTRKAGTTEGVRWESTGEGTYTIEPVEDAPQGTTVTLHLKPEDAEDHLYDYTSPAKIREIVKKYSDFITWPIRMAGEAAEGEEPKTETVNSMKALWARSSSEVTEAEYHEFYKHVSHDWQDPLETIRLQAEGTFEYQALLFLPSHAPMDLFLRERKRGVQLYVKRVFIMDDCESLVPEYLRFVKGVVDAQDLSLNVSREILQQDRQIQLIRRRLVKKVLSTVKTMMTADAEKYATFWREFGRAVKEGLLDDFENREAILEISSFASTHDAEKPTSLREYVERMKDGQEHIYFMTGESRSAIENSPHMEAFRAKGYEVLVLTDPIDEMWVDAVPGFDGKQFQSIAKGQVDLESDEDKKATEVAREQQNKDFEGLLSWMGTALGDDVKEVRLSSRLTTSPACIVGDTHDLSPTLEKMYRAMGQELPPIKRILELNPEHGLVTGLREAHAARPEDAGLTETAELLYGMALLAEGGELGDPARFIKLLASRLEKTL; encoded by the coding sequence GTGACCACCCCGATCGAAACGCTGGAGTTCCAGTCGGAAGCGCGTCAGCTGCTCCAGCTGATGATCCATTCGATCTACTCGAACAAGGACACGTTCCTGCGGGAGCTCGTGTCCAACGCCTCCGACGCCCTCGACAAGCTGCGGCTGGAGTCGTACCGCGACAAGGACCTCGGCGCGGACACGTCCGACCTGCACATCGCGCTCGAGACGGACGCGGCCGAGCGGACCCTGACGGTGCGCGACAACGGCATCGGCATGACGCGCGACGAGGTCGTCGCGCTCATCGGCACGATCGCCAAGTCCGGCACCGCGGACTTCCTGACCAAGCTCAAGGAAGCCAAGGACTCGGCGGCGTCGCAGGACCTGATCGGCCAGTTCGGTGTCGGGTTCTACGCGAGCTTCATGGTCGCGGACAAGGTCACCCTGGTGACGCGCAAGGCGGGCACCACCGAAGGCGTCCGCTGGGAGTCGACCGGCGAAGGCACGTACACGATCGAACCCGTCGAAGACGCGCCCCAGGGCACCACGGTCACCCTGCACCTCAAGCCCGAGGACGCCGAGGACCACCTCTACGACTACACGTCCCCGGCGAAGATCCGGGAGATCGTCAAGAAGTACTCCGACTTCATCACCTGGCCGATCCGCATGGCGGGCGAGGCCGCCGAGGGCGAGGAGCCGAAGACCGAGACCGTCAACTCGATGAAGGCGCTGTGGGCACGCTCGTCGAGCGAGGTCACCGAGGCCGAGTACCACGAGTTCTACAAGCACGTCAGCCACGACTGGCAGGACCCGCTGGAGACCATCCGGCTGCAGGCCGAGGGCACGTTCGAGTACCAGGCGCTGCTGTTCCTGCCCTCGCACGCGCCGATGGACCTGTTCCTGCGGGAGCGCAAGCGCGGCGTGCAGCTGTACGTGAAGCGCGTCTTCATCATGGACGACTGTGAGTCGCTCGTCCCCGAGTACCTGCGGTTCGTCAAGGGCGTCGTCGACGCGCAGGACCTCTCGCTGAACGTCTCGCGCGAGATCCTGCAGCAGGACCGGCAGATCCAGCTGATCCGCCGTCGCCTGGTGAAGAAGGTCCTCTCGACGGTCAAGACGATGATGACCGCCGACGCCGAGAAGTACGCGACGTTCTGGCGGGAGTTCGGGCGGGCGGTCAAGGAGGGCCTGCTCGACGACTTCGAGAACCGCGAGGCCATCCTCGAGATCTCGTCGTTCGCTTCGACGCACGACGCGGAGAAGCCGACTTCGCTGCGCGAGTACGTCGAGCGGATGAAGGACGGCCAGGAGCACATCTACTTCATGACCGGCGAGTCGCGGTCCGCGATCGAGAACTCGCCGCACATGGAGGCGTTCCGGGCCAAGGGCTACGAGGTGCTGGTGCTGACCGACCCGATCGACGAGATGTGGGTCGACGCGGTGCCGGGCTTCGACGGCAAGCAGTTCCAGTCGATCGCCAAGGGCCAGGTCGACCTCGAGTCGGACGAGGACAAGAAGGCCACCGAGGTCGCCCGCGAGCAGCAGAACAAGGACTTCGAGGGCCTGCTGTCGTGGATGGGCACGGCGCTGGGTGACGACGTCAAGGAGGTCCGGCTCTCGTCGCGGCTGACGACGTCGCCGGCGTGCATCGTCGGGGACACGCACGACCTGTCGCCGACGCTCGAGAAGATGTACCGCGCGATGGGGCAGGAGCTGCCGCCGATCAAGCGGATCCTGGAGCTGAACCCCGAGCACGGCCTGGTCACCGGCCTGCGCGAGGCACACGCGGCGCGGCCGGAGGACGCCGGGCTGACGGAGACGGCGGAGCTGCTGTACGGCATGGCGCTGCTGGCCGAGGGCGGCGAGCTGGGCGACCCGGCCCGGTTCATCAAGCTCCTGGCGAGCCGCCTGGAGAAGACCCTCTGA
- a CDS encoding DUF47 domain-containing protein, with product MRFTPRGTRFFDLLTDAARNLVTATAVLHDLVAAEPADREPLAKRLHEVEHHGDELMHTIMVELNSSFVTPFDREDIQALAGKIDDALDFMDTAADLAVLYRLGAFPPGTDLLVRVLSRCAELTATSMPGLAKVGDLEPYWIEINELENEADRIYRRILAHLFEPGGDALEVLKTKEVVEQFELAADAFEHVADVVQTIAVKES from the coding sequence ATGCGGTTCACCCCACGGGGTACCCGGTTCTTCGACCTGCTCACCGACGCGGCGAGAAACCTGGTCACCGCCACCGCGGTGCTGCACGATCTCGTCGCCGCCGAACCGGCCGACCGGGAACCCCTCGCGAAGCGCCTGCACGAGGTCGAGCACCACGGCGACGAGCTGATGCACACGATCATGGTGGAGCTGAACAGCTCGTTCGTCACGCCGTTCGACCGCGAGGACATCCAGGCGCTGGCCGGGAAGATCGACGACGCGCTCGACTTCATGGACACCGCGGCGGACCTGGCCGTGCTGTACCGCCTCGGGGCCTTCCCGCCGGGCACCGACTTGCTGGTCCGGGTGCTGTCCCGCTGCGCCGAGCTGACCGCGACGTCGATGCCCGGGCTGGCCAAGGTGGGGGACCTCGAGCCGTACTGGATCGAGATCAACGAGCTGGAGAACGAGGCCGACCGGATCTACCGGCGCATCCTGGCTCACCTGTTCGAGCCGGGCGGGGACGCCCTCGAGGTGCTGAAGACCAAGGAGGTCGTCGAGCAGTTCGAGCTGGCGGCCGACGCGTTCGAGCACGTCGCCGACGTGGTGCAGACCATCGCGGTCAAGGAGTCCTGA
- a CDS encoding HNH endonuclease: MKVLVLNAGYEPLQTVSVPHAIRMLVRHVAEIHEAEDGLAYGLFPRPKIVRLLRYVVMKWRYTQPPRWSRRGVLTRDGHRCAYCGRRATTIDHVTPLSRGGARTSWLNTVAACGGASRSCNARKADKLPSEAGMTLRFEPYVPTWDQLHAPGA; this comes from the coding sequence GTGAAGGTACTCGTCCTGAACGCCGGTTATGAGCCGCTGCAGACGGTCTCGGTGCCGCACGCGATCCGCATGCTGGTGCGGCACGTCGCCGAGATCCACGAGGCCGAGGACGGTCTCGCCTACGGGCTGTTCCCGCGCCCGAAGATCGTGCGGTTGCTGAGGTACGTCGTCATGAAGTGGCGATATACGCAGCCGCCCCGCTGGTCCCGCCGCGGGGTGCTGACCCGCGACGGCCACCGCTGCGCGTACTGCGGCCGCCGCGCCACGACGATCGACCACGTGACGCCGCTCAGCCGCGGCGGCGCGCGGACGTCGTGGCTGAACACGGTCGCGGCGTGCGGCGGCGCGTCCCGCAGCTGCAACGCGCGCAAGGCGGACAAGCTGCCGTCGGAGGCGGGGATGACGCTGCGGTTCGAGCCGTACGTGCCGACGTGGGACCAGCTGCACGCACCCGGCGCCTGA
- a CDS encoding DUF6292 family protein yields MIERDGLGAAARGLRQYLLAIAAELDAPAWFCEVDAPATAYLALEQRLARFPEHETALLWDERDGWAAAVESATGDDVVVLAYLGEDVLPAPKAVVAFVRGLYGDSYPGQPDPPDFRRPGAPDGFDERLATYAGDDVCLPEGQA; encoded by the coding sequence ATGATCGAACGGGACGGACTCGGGGCCGCGGCGCGCGGACTGAGGCAGTACCTGCTGGCCATCGCGGCCGAGCTGGACGCGCCCGCCTGGTTCTGCGAGGTGGACGCGCCCGCCACGGCGTACCTCGCGCTGGAGCAGCGGCTCGCGCGGTTCCCGGAGCACGAAACGGCACTGCTGTGGGACGAGCGCGACGGCTGGGCCGCGGCGGTGGAGTCGGCGACCGGCGACGACGTCGTCGTGCTCGCCTACCTCGGCGAAGACGTGCTGCCGGCCCCGAAGGCGGTCGTGGCGTTCGTGCGCGGGCTCTACGGCGACAGCTACCCCGGGCAGCCGGATCCGCCGGACTTCCGGAGACCCGGGGCCCCGGACGGCTTCGACGAACGGCTCGCCACGTATGCGGGCGACGACGTCTGCCTGCCCGAGGGCCAAGCCTGA
- a CDS encoding protein kinase domain-containing protein, with the protein MIDAGPLIAGRYRLTERVGQGAMGVVWRARDERLDRVVAVKQLGYDPAIGQAAGEEAALRALREARLTARLRHPHAITVHDVVEEGGEPYLVMEYLPSRSLADVLLDRERLPADEVARIGVQVASALAAAHAEGIVHRDVTPANILLADGGVAKIADFGISRATGEGTVTGGGFIAGTPAYLSPEVAGGGEAGFPSDVFSLGATLYRALEGMPPFGNEDNPIVLLLRVAREEPIPPRHSGPLAEALSRLLHRDPAQRPAMAEVQELFEAVTGGHPLPPPRPRPRTGTRMLRLPRPRRRAVLASAGGAVLLALGVVIGTALVPDGSTPVAAPLSSAPPVTTPPTTTAPPADLGCAASYAVTTSWPGGYQVQVTVRNDHGTGLRGWSVRWSLPDGHHITGLWNGTFTVDGKTVTVDNADWNAKLDAGGSTTFGFNAVTGNGDATGRPQLTCRTV; encoded by the coding sequence GTGATCGACGCAGGACCGCTGATCGCCGGGCGCTACCGGCTGACCGAACGGGTCGGCCAGGGCGCCATGGGCGTCGTCTGGCGTGCCCGCGACGAGCGGCTCGACCGCGTCGTCGCCGTCAAGCAGCTGGGCTACGACCCGGCGATCGGGCAGGCCGCCGGCGAGGAGGCCGCCCTGCGTGCGCTGCGGGAGGCCCGGCTGACCGCGCGGCTGCGGCACCCGCACGCCATCACCGTGCACGACGTCGTCGAAGAAGGCGGCGAGCCCTACCTGGTCATGGAGTACCTGCCGTCGCGGAGCCTCGCCGACGTCCTCCTCGACCGGGAGCGCCTGCCCGCCGACGAGGTCGCGCGCATCGGCGTGCAGGTCGCGTCCGCGCTGGCCGCCGCGCACGCCGAAGGCATCGTGCACCGGGACGTCACGCCGGCCAACATCCTGCTCGCCGACGGCGGCGTCGCCAAGATCGCCGACTTCGGCATCTCCCGCGCCACCGGCGAAGGCACCGTCACCGGGGGCGGGTTCATCGCGGGCACGCCCGCCTACCTCTCCCCCGAGGTCGCCGGCGGCGGCGAAGCGGGCTTCCCGTCCGACGTCTTCTCGCTCGGCGCGACGCTCTACCGCGCGCTGGAGGGCATGCCGCCCTTCGGCAACGAAGACAACCCGATCGTCCTCCTGCTGCGGGTCGCCCGGGAGGAGCCGATCCCGCCGCGCCACAGCGGGCCGCTCGCCGAGGCGCTGAGCCGGCTCCTGCACCGCGACCCCGCGCAGCGCCCGGCGATGGCGGAGGTCCAGGAGCTGTTCGAAGCGGTCACCGGCGGGCATCCGCTGCCGCCGCCGCGGCCCCGCCCGCGCACCGGGACCCGCATGCTGCGCCTCCCCCGCCCACGCCGCCGGGCGGTGCTGGCGTCCGCGGGCGGAGCCGTCCTGCTGGCCCTGGGCGTGGTGATCGGGACGGCGCTCGTGCCCGACGGCAGCACCCCGGTCGCCGCGCCGCTCTCGTCCGCGCCCCCGGTCACCACGCCGCCGACCACCACCGCACCCCCCGCCGACCTGGGCTGCGCGGCCAGCTACGCGGTGACGACGTCCTGGCCGGGCGGCTACCAGGTCCAGGTGACGGTCCGCAACGACCACGGCACCGGCCTGCGCGGCTGGAGCGTCCGCTGGTCCCTCCCCGACGGGCACCACATCACGGGCCTGTGGAACGGCACCTTCACCGTCGACGGCAAGACGGTGACAGTCGACAACGCGGACTGGAACGCGAAACTCGACGCGGGCGGCTCGACGACGTTCGGCTTCAACGCGGTGACCGGCAACGGCGACGCCACCGGACGACCACAGCTCACCTGCCGGACGGTGTGA
- a CDS encoding glycoside hydrolase family 76 protein, with product MSFLIPLLTVVLAATPAPAPSPAAAPLAAICDKYCDARDPALSPGDREGASASINGRRLSLHLDDGDDMGWAAITGGAAGDHVWLDRSFDAGRTWASGSKLGDTATPSGSTGWRTLMYNADDWNNRGVGLLRACGQPAGSGSIACTGWARPTWNAWDRRTAAATALMERYNQGSGLFDTTGWWNSANALTAIIDNARISGMGSYRYAIDTTYTKNLGAQGGQFRNDYLDDTGWWGLAWVDAYDLTGDSKYLNTARADADHMFAYWDGICGGGVWWSTSRTYKNAIPNSLYIQLNAALHNRIPGDTAYLARARAGWSWFAGSGMINGSNLVNDGLTSSCANNGQAVWSYNQGVPLAALTELNRATGDASLLTKARAMANASTTNGSLNPGGILRDPGESAGGGGADGPTFKGVYARDLATLNSALSDHPYTAYLQRQANSAYANDRNSADAYGLLWAGPFDQADAARQQTALDLMNAAP from the coding sequence ATGAGCTTCCTGATCCCCCTGCTGACCGTGGTCTTGGCGGCTACCCCCGCTCCGGCCCCTTCCCCGGCCGCCGCTCCCCTGGCGGCGATCTGCGACAAGTACTGCGACGCCAGGGATCCCGCACTCTCCCCCGGCGACCGCGAAGGCGCGTCGGCGTCCATCAACGGCCGCCGGCTCTCCCTGCACCTCGACGACGGCGACGACATGGGCTGGGCCGCGATCACCGGCGGTGCGGCCGGCGACCACGTCTGGCTGGACCGCTCGTTCGACGCCGGGCGCACGTGGGCGTCGGGCAGCAAGCTCGGCGACACCGCGACGCCGTCGGGTTCGACCGGCTGGCGGACGCTGATGTACAACGCCGACGACTGGAACAACCGCGGTGTCGGCCTGCTGCGCGCCTGCGGGCAGCCCGCGGGTTCGGGGAGCATCGCCTGCACCGGCTGGGCGCGCCCGACGTGGAACGCCTGGGACCGGCGCACCGCGGCCGCGACGGCGCTGATGGAGCGCTACAACCAGGGCTCCGGCCTCTTCGACACGACCGGCTGGTGGAACTCGGCCAACGCGCTGACCGCGATCATCGACAACGCCCGCATCAGCGGCATGGGCAGCTACCGCTACGCGATCGACACGACGTACACGAAGAACCTCGGCGCCCAGGGAGGCCAGTTCCGCAACGACTACCTCGACGACACCGGCTGGTGGGGCCTGGCGTGGGTGGACGCGTACGACCTGACCGGCGACAGCAAGTACCTGAACACCGCGCGCGCCGACGCGGACCACATGTTCGCCTACTGGGACGGCATCTGCGGCGGTGGGGTCTGGTGGAGCACGAGCCGCACCTACAAGAACGCGATCCCGAACTCGCTGTACATCCAGCTGAACGCGGCCCTGCACAACCGGATCCCGGGCGACACGGCGTACCTGGCGCGAGCGCGCGCGGGCTGGAGCTGGTTCGCCGGCAGCGGCATGATCAACGGCTCGAACCTGGTCAACGACGGCTTGACCTCGTCGTGCGCGAACAACGGCCAGGCGGTCTGGTCCTACAACCAGGGCGTGCCGCTGGCGGCGCTGACCGAACTGAACCGCGCGACGGGTGACGCGAGCCTGCTGACGAAGGCCCGCGCGATGGCGAACGCGTCGACCACGAACGGCTCCCTGAACCCCGGCGGCATCCTCCGCGACCCGGGCGAGTCGGCCGGCGGCGGTGGCGCGGACGGGCCGACGTTCAAGGGCGTGTACGCCCGGGACCTGGCGACGCTCAACTCGGCGCTCTCGGACCACCCGTACACGGCTTACCTGCAGCGCCAGGCGAACTCGGCGTACGCGAACGACCGGAACAGCGCGGACGCGTACGGCCTGCTGTGGGCCGGCCCGTTCGACCAGGCCGACGCCGCCCGCCAGCAGACCGCACTGGACCTGATGAACGCGGCCCCCTGA
- a CDS encoding VOC family protein — MSTLGILAVAVDCRRPDRLAEFWEKALGTGKTRTWTDSHGVTYRQLDLDDGPALLFQPVPEEKAGKNRLHLDLAPAAGDQRAEVARLVMLGAKVLDDPPDDPWIVLADPEGNEFCVLPPR, encoded by the coding sequence GTGAGCACCCTGGGAATCCTGGCCGTCGCGGTCGACTGCCGTCGGCCGGACCGGCTGGCCGAGTTCTGGGAAAAGGCGCTGGGGACGGGGAAGACGCGGACCTGGACCGACTCCCACGGGGTGACCTACCGGCAGCTGGACCTCGACGATGGGCCGGCCTTGCTGTTCCAGCCGGTACCCGAGGAGAAGGCCGGTAAGAACCGGCTGCACCTCGACCTGGCCCCGGCGGCCGGCGACCAGCGCGCCGAGGTGGCGCGGCTGGTGATGCTGGGCGCGAAGGTCCTCGACGATCCGCCCGACGACCCGTGGATCGTGCTCGCGGACCCGGAGGGCAACGAGTTCTGCGTCCTCCCGCCGCGCTGA
- a CDS encoding alpha/beta hydrolase family esterase: MPGPLPRWAAAFAAACALTTAFAAPAAASAVVDHPVRTTGCGRAAPVPSGVTTTRHVVSGGLDREYTVHLPAHYNPRRAYPLVLSFHGHKRTSQYQEELSGFSTLDAISVYPQGLIGTDGESAWTGAPYSAAADDVLFTSDLLNSLQRELCVDNDRIFAAGKSNGGGFVGVLACRLPGRIAAFAPVSGAFYPQGGACSPSRPAPILDFHGTADTTIPYTGNPAKGLPAIPDWLTAWSTRDGCFPKPVSWTPVKGVVAQKWLGCDRRSTLEHYRVEGAGHVWPSTQPNNDSATPTVIDATPVIWRFFRTHPLR, encoded by the coding sequence GTGCCCGGACCCCTGCCCCGGTGGGCGGCCGCGTTCGCCGCGGCCTGCGCCCTGACCACCGCCTTCGCCGCTCCCGCCGCCGCGTCGGCCGTCGTCGACCACCCCGTCCGCACCACCGGCTGCGGCCGCGCCGCGCCGGTGCCGTCCGGGGTGACGACCACCCGGCACGTCGTCTCCGGCGGGCTCGACCGCGAGTACACCGTGCACCTGCCGGCGCACTACAACCCGCGCCGGGCGTACCCGCTGGTCCTGTCGTTCCACGGGCACAAGCGCACGTCGCAGTACCAGGAGGAATTGTCCGGTTTCTCGACGCTCGACGCGATCTCGGTCTACCCGCAGGGCCTGATCGGCACCGACGGCGAGTCGGCCTGGACCGGCGCGCCCTACTCGGCCGCCGCCGACGACGTCCTGTTCACCAGCGACCTGCTGAACTCGCTGCAGCGCGAGCTGTGCGTCGACAACGACCGGATCTTCGCGGCCGGGAAGTCCAACGGCGGCGGGTTCGTCGGCGTGCTGGCGTGCCGGCTGCCCGGCCGGATCGCGGCGTTCGCCCCGGTGTCGGGAGCGTTCTACCCGCAGGGCGGCGCCTGCTCGCCGAGCCGCCCGGCGCCGATCCTCGACTTCCACGGCACCGCCGACACGACCATCCCCTACACCGGCAACCCGGCGAAGGGCCTGCCCGCCATCCCCGACTGGCTGACGGCATGGTCCACAAGGGACGGTTGCTTCCCGAAGCCCGTGTCGTGGACTCCGGTCAAGGGTGTCGTCGCGCAGAAGTGGCTCGGCTGCGACCGGCGGAGCACGCTCGAGCACTACCGCGTCGAAGGTGCCGGGCACGTCTGGCCGAGCACTCAGCCGAACAACGACTCGGCCACGCCGACGGTGATCGACGCGACGCCGGTCATCTGGCGCTTCTTCCGCACGCATCCACTGCGGTGA
- a CDS encoding phosphoribosyltransferase, translated as MDGQRVFADREDGGRRLAAELARRTWSGPLVLGLARGGVPVAAVVARRLGAELDVAVARKIGAPGRREFGVGAVTPDGPAIYDEAILRGLELTVARMARVERRERAEARRRLGRYRAGRPAAAVAGRDVILVDDGLATGVTATAALRDVRAGNPRTVVFAAPVGAPGAAAGLRSEADEVVCVTEPPDFRAVGQWYADFRQTSDEDVLDLLLHLGERRG; from the coding sequence ATGGACGGCCAGCGGGTCTTCGCCGATCGCGAGGACGGCGGCCGCCGGCTGGCCGCGGAGCTGGCCCGTCGCACCTGGTCCGGCCCGCTCGTGCTCGGTCTCGCCCGCGGTGGCGTCCCGGTGGCCGCCGTGGTCGCGCGACGGCTCGGCGCCGAGCTCGACGTCGCGGTGGCGCGCAAGATCGGGGCGCCCGGCCGGCGCGAGTTCGGCGTCGGCGCGGTGACCCCGGACGGCCCCGCGATCTACGACGAAGCGATCCTGCGCGGGCTGGAGCTCACCGTGGCCCGGATGGCGCGGGTGGAACGCCGGGAACGCGCGGAGGCGCGCCGCCGCCTCGGGCGCTACCGGGCCGGGCGGCCCGCCGCCGCCGTCGCCGGTCGCGACGTCATCCTCGTCGACGACGGGCTCGCGACCGGCGTCACCGCGACGGCGGCCCTGCGCGACGTGCGGGCCGGGAACCCGCGGACCGTCGTGTTCGCGGCGCCGGTCGGCGCCCCGGGCGCGGCCGCGGGGTTGCGGTCCGAAGCGGACGAGGTCGTCTGCGTCACCGAACCGCCGGACTTTCGCGCCGTCGGCCAGTGGTACGCGGATTTCCGCCAGACGAGTGACGAAGATGTCCTTGACCTGCTGCTCCACCTGGGGGAACGCCGGGGTTGA
- a CDS encoding DUF4383 domain-containing protein, which translates to MTSAETRSRSGAAWLRPAVASLGLLYLALGIAGFLTPGTPALGIFGVTALLNLVHAAVGVLGLLAATRRTGSIIYCWVVFTGFAGMTAYGVLAAAFGNPEDPIDINWADNVLHGLTAVAGLVLGIAGARATAPHPTKGTSA; encoded by the coding sequence ATGACGTCCGCCGAGACCCGCTCGCGCAGCGGCGCGGCCTGGCTTCGCCCGGCCGTCGCGTCGCTCGGGCTGCTCTACCTCGCACTGGGGATCGCCGGGTTCCTGACGCCGGGAACGCCGGCACTCGGGATCTTCGGCGTGACGGCGCTGCTCAATCTCGTCCACGCCGCCGTCGGCGTGCTCGGGCTGCTCGCCGCGACGCGGCGCACCGGCTCGATCATCTACTGCTGGGTCGTCTTCACCGGCTTCGCCGGGATGACCGCTTACGGCGTCCTGGCGGCGGCCTTCGGCAACCCGGAGGACCCGATCGACATCAACTGGGCGGACAACGTGCTGCACGGTCTCACCGCGGTCGCCGGGCTGGTGCTCGGGATCGCCGGGGCCCGCGCCACCGCCCCCCACCCGACGAAGGGCACGAGCGCATGA